A region from the Aeromicrobium choanae genome encodes:
- a CDS encoding alpha/beta fold hydrolase yields MSSSAQTMVLHGHELSFLDRGDGPVVLFVHGILGSQHNWKHLVDRMDDTQRVIVPDLFGHGASAKPMGDYSLSSHAATLRDLLDRLGVDTVTVVGHSLGGGIAMQFYYLFPERVERLVLVASGGLGREVSPLLRAATLPGAEQVLSVVASGWVLGRVETAGRTAARIGWKPGADVGAIWRGFTSLGDRESRKAFLATTRAVIDPGGQTVSAHDHLGDVGPIPVLLVWGTRDRMIPAWHAIKAQESVPGCQVELFEGAGHFPHLDDPDRFADVLARFIATTSPASG; encoded by the coding sequence GTGTCCAGCTCAGCGCAGACGATGGTCCTGCACGGTCACGAGCTCTCGTTCCTCGACCGTGGAGACGGGCCGGTGGTCCTGTTCGTCCACGGGATCCTCGGCTCCCAGCACAACTGGAAGCACCTCGTGGACCGGATGGACGACACCCAGCGGGTGATCGTCCCGGACCTCTTCGGGCACGGCGCGTCGGCGAAGCCGATGGGGGACTACTCCCTGAGCTCGCACGCGGCGACCCTGCGTGACCTGCTCGACCGGCTCGGCGTCGACACCGTCACGGTGGTGGGCCACTCGCTCGGCGGTGGCATCGCGATGCAGTTCTACTACCTGTTCCCCGAGCGGGTCGAGCGTCTCGTCCTGGTGGCCAGCGGCGGGCTGGGTCGCGAGGTGAGCCCGTTGCTGCGCGCCGCGACCCTGCCGGGCGCCGAGCAGGTGCTGAGCGTCGTCGCCTCCGGATGGGTGCTCGGCCGGGTGGAGACCGCCGGACGCACGGCGGCCAGGATCGGCTGGAAGCCGGGTGCCGACGTCGGTGCGATCTGGCGTGGCTTCACCTCGTTGGGCGACCGGGAGAGCCGCAAGGCGTTCCTGGCGACCACCAGAGCGGTGATCGACCCCGGCGGCCAGACGGTCAGCGCGCACGACCACCTCGGCGACGTGGGTCCGATCCCGGTGCTGCTGGTCTGGGGGACCAGGGACCGGATGATCCCGGCCTGGCACGCGATCAAGGCCCAGGAGTCGGTGCCGGGCTGTCAGGTCGAGCTGTTCGAGGGGGCGGGGCACTTCCCGCACCTCGACGACCCCGACCGCTTCGCCGACGTCCTGGCCCGGTTCATCGCCACGACCTCACCCGCGTCCGGCTGA
- a CDS encoding GNAT family N-acetyltransferase — translation MTVILLCGAAGSGKSTYARRLEDDGWIRLSFDVETWRRGVRSLPAPPEILGEIEDELRVRLVEAVAAGRDVVVDLSFSTRELRDAYRELVANLGIVAGTVHLPVDMSTAVERVRQRRNTGPDDYRLTDEAVRAHVEGFEAPTFAEHPLQVVDGDLALRHACLADVDELLEFWSGSAENASRPQDSEAAVQRLLVRDPAAVIVAELDDRIVGTVIAGWDGWRAHLYRLAVGPEARGRGIARRLMRHAEHRLVDLGATRLDAMVLDGNEAGAAVWRAAGYAPQGEWSRWVKPVGPQEAAAGATVE, via the coding sequence GTGACCGTGATCCTGCTGTGCGGTGCGGCCGGGTCCGGCAAGTCCACGTACGCCCGCCGCCTCGAGGACGACGGCTGGATCCGGCTGTCATTCGACGTCGAGACGTGGCGTCGCGGCGTCAGGTCGCTTCCAGCGCCGCCCGAGATCCTGGGCGAGATCGAGGACGAGCTCCGGGTCCGCCTCGTCGAGGCCGTCGCCGCGGGCCGTGACGTCGTGGTCGACCTCTCGTTCTCCACCCGCGAGCTGCGCGACGCCTACCGCGAGCTCGTCGCCAACCTCGGGATCGTGGCCGGCACCGTCCACCTCCCGGTCGACATGTCGACCGCGGTGGAGCGCGTCCGTCAGCGACGCAACACCGGGCCGGACGACTACCGGCTCACCGACGAGGCCGTGAGGGCCCACGTGGAGGGCTTCGAAGCCCCGACGTTCGCCGAGCATCCGCTGCAGGTCGTCGACGGCGACCTCGCGCTGCGCCACGCATGCCTCGCCGACGTGGACGAGCTGCTGGAGTTCTGGTCAGGTTCGGCCGAGAACGCGTCGAGGCCGCAGGACTCCGAGGCCGCGGTGCAGCGGCTGCTCGTGCGCGATCCGGCGGCCGTCATCGTGGCCGAGCTCGACGACCGGATCGTGGGCACGGTGATCGCGGGCTGGGACGGCTGGCGGGCCCATCTCTACCGGCTGGCGGTCGGGCCCGAGGCGCGTGGCCGCGGCATCGCGCGCCGGCTGATGCGGCACGCCGAGCATCGACTGGTCGACCTGGGTGCGACCCGTCTCGACGCGATGGTCCTGGACGGGAACGAGGCGGGAGCCGCGGTCTGGCGCGCTGCGGGGTACGCACCGCAGGGGGAGTGGAGCCGGTGGGTCAAGCCGGTCGGCCCGCAGGAGGCCGCCGCCGGGGCTACCGTGGAGTAA